Proteins co-encoded in one Kribbella qitaiheensis genomic window:
- a CDS encoding helix-turn-helix domain-containing protein, which translates to MVLVRGLLGDVLRRKRLRQGRTLREVSADARVSLGYLSEVERGQKEASSELLAAICTALDVPLSTIFAEVSEDLAREEALVLAHPSIEPAVVASAA; encoded by the coding sequence ATGGTGCTGGTTCGTGGCCTGCTGGGCGACGTCCTGCGGCGTAAGCGGCTGCGCCAGGGGCGCACGTTGCGCGAGGTGTCTGCCGATGCCCGGGTGAGTCTCGGTTATCTGTCCGAGGTCGAGCGCGGTCAGAAGGAAGCCTCGAGTGAGCTGCTCGCGGCCATCTGCACGGCGCTGGATGTGCCGCTGTCGACGATCTTCGCCGAAGTGAGCGAAGATCTGGCCCGCGAAGAGGCCCTGGTGCTGGCGCACCCGAGCATCGAGCCCGCGGTTGTCGCCTCGGCGGCCTGA
- a CDS encoding DUF4262 domain-containing protein: MTGDEYDRRLGRDIMRHGWTVQHVDGDGDRNPSFAYTLGLSLHGHPEFIVFDCFPNPAYRALEPLAIAVLAGRRFDEGGDLSGLYVGRPQLLRLPDSTTHLLTANDMFRQPGGPPIRALQLLWPTSVRQLADVIDRPDRDEEAR, translated from the coding sequence ATGACCGGCGACGAGTACGACCGGCGGCTTGGCCGCGACATCATGAGACACGGGTGGACGGTGCAGCACGTGGACGGCGACGGGGATCGCAATCCGTCCTTCGCCTACACGCTGGGGCTGAGCCTGCACGGGCATCCGGAGTTCATCGTCTTCGACTGCTTTCCGAACCCGGCCTATCGGGCGCTGGAGCCGCTGGCGATCGCCGTGCTGGCCGGCCGCCGGTTCGACGAAGGGGGCGATCTCAGCGGGCTGTATGTCGGCCGTCCGCAACTGCTTCGGCTACCGGACTCGACCACCCATCTGCTGACGGCCAACGACATGTTCAGGCAGCCGGGTGGACCGCCGATTCGCGCGCTGCAACTGCTGTGGCCGACCTCGGTACGGCAACTGGCCGACGTGATCGACCGGCCGGACCGGGACGAGGAGGCGCGGTGA
- a CDS encoding GNAT family N-acetyltransferase, translating to MPELIEPTVELHGSWLESSAEWGGKYQEGTGMHEAGDDVVTVEGFSAWVERLRESSDDSRKLDRAHATYRWIVEDGKYLGAVTLLHTLTDKLLEGGGHIGYSVRPSARGRGLATWALGRVLEVAREQGMDRVLVTCDEDNLASARTIERNGGVLEDIRETWLGPTRRYWFTFGEGVRGRVGRPGTSG from the coding sequence ATGCCTGAGCTGATCGAGCCGACAGTCGAGTTGCACGGGTCCTGGCTGGAGTCGTCGGCGGAGTGGGGCGGCAAGTACCAGGAAGGGACCGGCATGCACGAGGCCGGGGACGACGTGGTCACGGTCGAAGGGTTCAGCGCCTGGGTCGAGCGGCTGAGAGAGTCGAGTGACGACTCTCGTAAGCTCGACCGGGCGCATGCGACCTACCGATGGATTGTTGAGGACGGCAAGTACCTCGGCGCGGTCACGCTCCTGCACACACTCACAGACAAGTTGCTCGAGGGCGGCGGCCACATCGGGTACAGCGTCCGCCCGTCGGCGCGCGGACGGGGACTGGCGACCTGGGCCCTCGGCCGGGTGCTCGAGGTCGCCCGGGAGCAGGGGATGGACCGAGTCCTCGTCACCTGCGACGAGGACAACCTGGCTTCGGCGCGGACGATCGAGCGCAACGGCGGCGTACTGGAGGACATCCGGGAAACCTGGCTGGGGCCGACCCGGCGGTACTGGTTCACCTTCGGTGAAGGTGTCAGAGGGCGGGTTGGCAGACCGGGCACCAGTGGGTGA
- a CDS encoding Fpg/Nei family DNA glycosylase — protein MPEGDTVWRAAKRLNQALAGQELVRTDFRVPTLATTDLSGRTVLEVVARGKHLLTRLSGGLTIHTHFRLEGSWHLYRAGERWRGGPDFQVRVVLETANWTAVGYRLPVLELVATDAEDDVVGHLGPDLLSPDFDRSTAIANLAAEPSRTISEALLDQRNLAGIGNFYRIEVCFLLGLHPWRPVSSVDLGAAVDLSRRLMKANLRNGTQVSTGVDRPGRRTWVFERAGKPCRRCATTIQTAPIGEPPRERVTHWCPVCQPAL, from the coding sequence ATGCCTGAGGGCGACACCGTGTGGCGGGCGGCGAAGCGCCTGAATCAGGCGCTGGCCGGGCAGGAACTGGTCCGGACGGACTTCCGCGTGCCGACGCTGGCGACGACCGACCTCAGCGGCCGGACGGTGCTGGAGGTAGTTGCACGCGGCAAACATCTGCTGACCCGGTTGTCCGGCGGGCTGACGATCCATACCCACTTCCGGTTGGAGGGCAGCTGGCATCTGTACCGGGCAGGCGAACGATGGCGAGGCGGACCCGACTTCCAGGTGAGAGTCGTCCTGGAGACCGCGAACTGGACAGCCGTCGGATACCGCCTGCCGGTGCTCGAACTGGTGGCTACCGACGCCGAAGACGACGTGGTCGGGCACCTCGGACCCGACCTGCTCTCCCCCGACTTCGACCGTTCCACCGCGATCGCGAATCTCGCCGCCGAACCGTCAAGGACCATCAGCGAAGCGCTGCTGGATCAGCGCAATCTGGCCGGGATCGGGAACTTCTACCGCATCGAGGTGTGCTTCCTGCTCGGGCTGCACCCCTGGCGACCCGTCTCCTCGGTCGACCTCGGCGCGGCCGTCGATCTCAGCCGCCGGCTGATGAAGGCGAACCTCCGCAACGGCACCCAGGTCAGTACTGGCGTGGATCGCCCGGGCCGGCGCACCTGGGTGTTCGAGCGAGCCGGCAAACCCTGCCGCCGCTGCGCCACCACGATCCAGACGGCCCCGATCGGAGAACCACCCCGCGAACGCGTCACCCACTGGTGCCCGGTCTGCCAACCCGCCCTCTGA
- a CDS encoding LppM family (lipo)protein, whose protein sequence is MKNRLRAALLIVACLVALTGCVKIDADLEVHSNETVSGSMKIGVDMQLVESSGQSLDKIREQVEQGIKQTTTDGVTCKSYEDDKYVGSDCKFDNVPFSKMGTSTDDGVGFRKEGDKIHVTVKGMDLGTTTAGSTPVISFKISMPGKITAHDSGAKVSGSTATYDSLDKLGNVDLTSETGSSFPLWAVILIIVLLLIAAGVVFLVLRRRKAAAQQQQYGGQYGQYPGQPQQGQWGPQYGGQPGQGQYGQPGPGGPQYGQQQPGGPQHGQPGGPGPQGQPQGQPQYPGQPQPGQYPGQQRPGQPQPGQWGQPPQYGQPPQQGQGGWGQPGPQGQPPQQQPPQGPPQQQGPPKQGQPPQQGGWGKPPQQGGQQGGSDRPDNDGQA, encoded by the coding sequence ATGAAGAACCGCCTGCGTGCTGCGCTCCTCATCGTGGCCTGCCTGGTCGCGCTGACCGGCTGCGTGAAGATCGATGCCGACCTCGAGGTGCACTCGAACGAGACCGTCTCGGGGTCGATGAAGATCGGGGTCGACATGCAGTTGGTCGAGTCCAGCGGCCAGTCGCTCGACAAGATCCGCGAGCAGGTGGAGCAGGGGATCAAACAGACCACCACCGACGGCGTCACCTGTAAGTCCTACGAGGACGACAAGTACGTCGGGTCCGACTGCAAGTTCGACAACGTGCCGTTCAGCAAGATGGGCACGAGCACGGACGACGGCGTCGGGTTCCGCAAGGAAGGCGACAAGATCCACGTCACCGTCAAGGGAATGGATCTGGGCACTACCACGGCCGGGAGTACGCCGGTGATCAGCTTCAAGATCAGCATGCCGGGCAAGATCACCGCGCACGACTCCGGTGCCAAGGTCAGCGGCAGCACCGCGACGTACGACAGCCTCGACAAGCTCGGCAACGTCGACCTGACCTCTGAGACCGGCAGTAGCTTCCCGCTGTGGGCGGTCATTCTCATCATCGTGTTGCTGCTGATCGCGGCCGGCGTGGTGTTCCTCGTACTGCGGCGTCGCAAGGCGGCCGCGCAACAGCAGCAGTACGGCGGCCAGTACGGGCAGTACCCAGGTCAGCCGCAGCAGGGCCAGTGGGGACCCCAGTACGGCGGTCAGCCGGGCCAGGGTCAGTATGGCCAGCCGGGTCCGGGCGGACCGCAGTACGGGCAGCAGCAGCCGGGCGGACCGCAGCACGGTCAACCGGGCGGTCCTGGGCCGCAGGGGCAGCCGCAGGGGCAGCCGCAGTACCCGGGTCAACCGCAGCCGGGTCAGTACCCTGGTCAGCAGCGGCCAGGTCAGCCGCAGCCGGGCCAGTGGGGTCAGCCGCCGCAGTACGGGCAGCCGCCTCAGCAGGGTCAGGGCGGTTGGGGACAGCCTGGTCCGCAGGGACAACCGCCTCAGCAGCAGCCCCCGCAGGGACCGCCCCAGCAGCAGGGGCCGCCTAAGCAGGGTCAGCCGCCGCAGCAAGGTGGCTGGGGGAAGCCGCCGCAACAGGGTGGACAACAGGGCGGCAGTGACCGTCCGGACAACGACGGGCAGGCATGA
- a CDS encoding DUF3046 domain-containing protein, whose protein sequence is MRLTEFWDRMDRHLGPAYSRTWAETQVVSGLGGRTVTEALAEGEHAKTVWRAVWAHLQLPPSER, encoded by the coding sequence ATGAGGCTGACGGAGTTCTGGGACCGGATGGATCGCCATCTAGGTCCCGCCTACTCGCGCACTTGGGCGGAGACCCAGGTGGTGAGTGGCCTCGGTGGTCGTACGGTCACCGAGGCACTGGCCGAGGGGGAGCACGCCAAGACCGTGTGGCGTGCCGTCTGGGCTCACCTCCAGCTGCCTCCCAGCGAGCGCTGA
- a CDS encoding MMPL family transporter encodes MAGVGRLAALPCGKVSKWIVLALWIIAVGVCVSPASKLTGAQENDAVAWLPGNAESTEVLKATAQFSSPDEIPAVLVYERPEGVTPADQQAVASHVGQYGKLQDVDRDVIGPIPSEDGKALQVLVPINAGAGGWDTIGARADDIRRVAADRPDGLSFHLTGPGGFAADSQEAFAGIDGKLLYSAAAVVIIILLLTYRSPVLWLLPLISAGTALFAAQAVIYLLATKADLTVNAQSAGILTVLVFGAGTDYALLLIARYREELRRHQDRHEAMAFALHRSGPAIFASGSTVVAGMLCLLLASMNSTSGLGPVAAVGIVVALLAMLTLLPALLVVCGRWVFWPLRPTYGSEDHTETSLWGRIGRRIAVRPRLTWVTTTVILGAAALGMLTLDANGLTNEESFTGTPDSVVGEKIVAAHFPAGAGNPLVVVSNADQAAAVRTAMSSTQGIAQVAEPKVSGGVAYLEGTMTDAVDTQAAKDTVDRVRTAVHAVPRADARAGGGAAILLDTRRASDHDNKVIIPVVLAVVLLILALLLRAIVAPLLLVATVVLSFGAALGLSALVFHHLLGFEGADTSLPLFVFVFLVALGIDYNIFLMTRVHEESKVHGTTRGALIGVAATGGVITSAGLVLAGTFAVLATMPVVAFAEIGLAVALGVLLDTIVVRSVLVTALNLDIGRHLWWPSKLAAKRDPEIVDELPEPEPERSMAGS; translated from the coding sequence ATGGCTGGTGTGGGGCGGCTCGCGGCGTTGCCGTGCGGCAAGGTGTCGAAGTGGATAGTGCTGGCGCTGTGGATCATCGCGGTCGGCGTCTGCGTCAGTCCGGCGAGCAAGCTGACCGGTGCGCAGGAGAACGACGCTGTGGCCTGGCTACCGGGCAACGCCGAGTCCACCGAGGTACTGAAGGCGACAGCCCAGTTCTCCTCGCCTGACGAGATCCCTGCCGTGCTGGTCTACGAACGGCCCGAGGGAGTCACTCCGGCGGACCAGCAGGCCGTCGCGAGCCACGTCGGGCAGTACGGGAAGCTCCAGGACGTCGACCGCGACGTGATCGGACCTATCCCCTCGGAGGACGGCAAGGCGTTGCAGGTGCTCGTGCCGATCAACGCTGGAGCAGGCGGCTGGGACACGATCGGCGCAAGGGCCGACGACATTCGCCGCGTGGCGGCCGACCGGCCTGACGGCTTGTCGTTCCACCTGACCGGGCCGGGTGGGTTCGCGGCTGACTCGCAAGAGGCCTTCGCCGGCATCGACGGCAAGCTGCTGTACTCCGCGGCCGCGGTCGTCATCATCATCCTGCTGCTCACCTATCGCAGCCCCGTGCTGTGGTTGTTGCCGCTCATCTCGGCCGGCACCGCGCTGTTCGCCGCCCAGGCAGTCATCTACCTCCTGGCGACCAAGGCAGATCTGACTGTCAACGCACAGAGCGCAGGGATCCTGACAGTGCTCGTATTCGGTGCGGGGACGGACTATGCCCTGCTACTGATAGCGCGCTATCGAGAAGAGCTCCGTCGACATCAGGATCGCCACGAAGCGATGGCCTTCGCACTGCATCGGTCTGGCCCGGCCATCTTCGCCTCTGGTTCGACTGTTGTCGCAGGGATGCTCTGTCTGTTGCTGGCCTCGATGAACTCGACCAGCGGCCTCGGACCGGTAGCAGCAGTAGGCATCGTTGTCGCACTGCTGGCCATGCTCACACTGCTGCCGGCACTGCTCGTGGTGTGCGGTCGCTGGGTGTTCTGGCCGCTCCGGCCGACCTACGGCTCGGAGGACCACACAGAGACGAGCCTGTGGGGACGGATCGGCCGCCGCATCGCAGTACGGCCGCGGCTCACCTGGGTGACAACCACTGTCATCCTTGGCGCTGCAGCGCTCGGCATGCTGACGCTTGACGCCAACGGACTGACGAACGAAGAGTCCTTCACCGGTACTCCGGACTCGGTGGTCGGCGAGAAGATCGTGGCCGCCCACTTCCCTGCCGGAGCGGGCAACCCACTCGTGGTGGTGAGCAACGCCGATCAGGCGGCAGCAGTCCGTACTGCGATGTCCTCCACGCAGGGGATCGCGCAGGTAGCCGAGCCGAAGGTCTCCGGCGGAGTGGCATACCTCGAAGGCACCATGACGGACGCAGTCGACACCCAGGCGGCCAAGGACACGGTGGATCGCGTGCGGACCGCAGTACACGCAGTGCCTCGCGCTGACGCCCGGGCTGGTGGTGGTGCTGCGATCCTGCTGGACACACGGCGAGCGTCTGATCACGACAACAAGGTGATCATCCCCGTGGTGCTTGCCGTCGTGCTGCTGATCCTCGCTCTGCTGCTGCGGGCCATCGTTGCTCCGCTGTTGCTGGTGGCAACGGTGGTGCTGTCGTTCGGCGCAGCGCTGGGCCTCAGTGCATTGGTGTTCCATCACCTGCTCGGCTTCGAGGGCGCGGACACCTCGCTGCCGTTGTTCGTCTTCGTCTTCCTGGTTGCCCTAGGCATCGACTACAACATCTTCCTGATGACCCGGGTGCACGAGGAGTCGAAGGTCCACGGCACCACGCGCGGTGCGCTGATCGGCGTCGCAGCGACCGGTGGGGTGATCACCTCGGCCGGGCTCGTCCTGGCCGGCACCTTCGCCGTACTGGCCACCATGCCGGTGGTCGCGTTCGCGGAGATCGGTCTCGCGGTCGCGCTCGGTGTCCTGCTGGACACCATCGTGGTCCGCTCGGTACTGGTGACCGCGCTCAACCTGGACATCGGCAGGCACCTGTGGTGGCCGAGCAAGCTGGCCGCGAAACGTGATCCGGAGATCGTCGACGAACTGCCCGAACCGGAGCCCGAGCGGTCGATGGCCGGCAGCTGA
- a CDS encoding GrpB family protein has translation MTAIVIVQPDGSWPAQYDKTAETIHQILGGTAVRIDHIGSTSVPRLPAKDILDIQATVATEPELDEAAQLLAAANWEVRPPRRDHPVPGLPQDESQWVKRIVVEPMYRRRVNLHIRVEGRANQRYALLFRDYLRAHPDTATAYGEFKRRAAMLPFDSVGGYADLKDPVCDLVYLPAEEWAARTGWTA, from the coding sequence ATGACCGCGATCGTGATCGTCCAGCCGGACGGGTCCTGGCCGGCACAGTACGACAAGACGGCCGAGACCATCCACCAGATCCTCGGCGGTACTGCGGTCCGCATCGACCACATCGGCTCGACTTCGGTGCCGCGGCTCCCGGCCAAGGACATCCTCGACATCCAGGCGACCGTGGCCACCGAACCAGAGCTGGACGAGGCCGCGCAATTGCTGGCAGCGGCGAACTGGGAAGTACGGCCGCCGCGCCGGGACCATCCTGTGCCAGGCCTACCGCAGGACGAGTCCCAGTGGGTCAAGCGGATCGTGGTCGAGCCCATGTACCGGCGCAGGGTGAACCTGCACATCCGGGTGGAAGGCCGTGCCAACCAGAGGTACGCGCTGCTGTTCCGGGACTATCTACGTGCCCACCCGGACACAGCCACAGCGTACGGCGAGTTCAAGCGGCGCGCAGCGATGCTGCCCTTCGACTCTGTCGGCGGCTATGCCGACCTGAAGGACCCAGTGTGCGACCTCGTTTATCTACCTGCCGAGGAGTGGGCCGCACGGACCGGCTGGACTGCCTGA
- the recA gene encoding recombinase RecA → MAGAAASAAAEQRKAGDREKALATALTQIERQCGKGSVMRLGEQGRAPIEVIPTGSIALDIALGIGGLPRGRVVEIYGPESSGKTTVALHAVANAQRAGGIAAFIDAEHALDPDYAQKLGVDTDALLVSQPDSGEQALEIADMLIRSGAVDIVVIDSVAALVPRAEIEGEMGDSHVGLQARLMSQALRKMTGAVSGTNTTVIFINQLREKIGVMFGSPETTTGGKALKFYASVRLDVRRIESLKDGTDFVGNRTRVKVVKNKVAPPFKQAEFDIIYGQGISREGSLLDLGVEQGFVRKAGAWFTYESDQLGQGRENARNFLRDNPDLANELEKKIKEKMGIGPVVDKPADAAAPAEVDVDF, encoded by the coding sequence ATGGCTGGTGCAGCAGCGAGTGCGGCGGCGGAGCAGCGCAAGGCCGGGGATCGCGAAAAGGCTCTGGCGACCGCGCTGACGCAGATCGAGCGGCAGTGCGGCAAGGGCTCGGTGATGCGGCTGGGCGAGCAGGGCCGGGCGCCGATCGAGGTCATCCCGACCGGGTCGATCGCGCTCGACATCGCGCTCGGTATCGGTGGTCTGCCCCGCGGCCGGGTGGTGGAGATCTACGGCCCGGAGTCCTCGGGTAAGACGACGGTGGCGCTGCACGCGGTCGCCAACGCCCAGCGGGCCGGCGGCATCGCGGCGTTCATCGACGCGGAGCACGCCCTCGACCCGGACTACGCCCAGAAGCTCGGCGTCGACACCGACGCGCTGCTGGTCTCGCAGCCGGACTCCGGTGAGCAGGCGCTGGAGATCGCCGACATGCTGATCCGCTCCGGCGCGGTCGACATCGTCGTGATCGACTCGGTCGCCGCGCTGGTGCCCCGGGCCGAGATCGAGGGCGAGATGGGTGACAGCCACGTCGGTCTGCAGGCCCGGCTGATGAGCCAGGCGCTGCGCAAGATGACCGGTGCGGTCAGCGGCACCAACACGACCGTGATCTTCATCAACCAGCTGCGCGAGAAGATCGGCGTCATGTTCGGTTCGCCGGAGACCACGACCGGTGGAAAGGCGCTGAAGTTCTACGCGTCGGTCCGGCTGGACGTGCGCCGGATCGAGTCGCTCAAGGACGGCACCGACTTCGTCGGCAACCGGACCAGGGTCAAGGTCGTGAAGAACAAGGTGGCCCCGCCGTTCAAGCAGGCCGAGTTCGACATCATCTACGGCCAGGGCATCAGCCGCGAGGGCAGCCTGCTCGACCTCGGCGTGGAGCAGGGCTTCGTCCGCAAGGCCGGCGCCTGGTTCACCTACGAGAGCGACCAGCTCGGCCAGGGCCGGGAGAACGCGCGGAACTTCCTGCGCGACAACCCCGATCTGGCCAACGAGCTGGAGAAGAAGATCAAGGAGAAGATGGGCATCGGCCCAGTGGTGGACAAGCCGGCCGACGCCGCCGCGCCGGCCGAGGTCGATGTCGACTTCTGA
- a CDS encoding regulatory protein RecX — protein sequence MDEMANPHQVARTILLDKLSGQPRTRAELADLLAEREIPDEVADEVLDRFTEVGLIDDAAFANAWVESRHRGRGLGKRALAQELRRRGVDDELARDALEEIEPDQEEATARALVRKKLRSMRSLERQVAMRRLLGMLARKGYPGGLAMTVVKQELAASDEELPLLDDSGLEAE from the coding sequence ATGGACGAGATGGCGAATCCGCATCAGGTGGCGCGGACGATCTTGCTGGACAAGCTGAGTGGGCAGCCGCGTACGCGCGCCGAGTTGGCTGATCTGCTGGCCGAGCGGGAGATTCCTGACGAGGTGGCGGATGAGGTGTTGGATCGCTTCACCGAGGTCGGGTTGATTGACGACGCCGCGTTTGCGAACGCGTGGGTGGAGTCGCGTCATCGTGGCCGTGGTTTAGGTAAGCGCGCTCTTGCTCAGGAACTCCGTCGTCGTGGGGTCGATGACGAATTGGCCCGTGATGCCCTGGAAGAAATCGAACCGGACCAGGAAGAAGCCACCGCCCGCGCCTTGGTTCGCAAGAAGCTTCGGTCGATGCGTTCTCTTGAGCGCCAGGTAGCCATGCGTCGCCTGCTCGGCATGCTCGCACGCAAGGGGTACCCGGGCGGACTGGCCATGACCGTCGTCAAACAAGAACTGGCCGCCTCCGACGAGGAACTCCCTCTCCTCGACGATTCGGGTCTGGAAGCCGAGTAG
- a CDS encoding antitoxin — protein sequence MNDFQEQAKNWLRNVVKQDPDKIKAGVEKAGDLIDKQTGGKYADKIDSLQEKGGQYVDSQSANGSGAPGTSDSTTPEPTDTSTPEPPDSTTPEPVDTSTPEPADDTAPEPADTSAPESPDSATADDDAAAESGPDDGAPDAESQSEETLAADGGVVGGEVPDVAEQPDSSAGSNAAGAETGATATGVSGNDTDTSEGGLPGPRD from the coding sequence ATGAACGATTTCCAGGAACAGGCGAAGAACTGGCTCCGGAACGTCGTCAAGCAAGACCCGGACAAGATCAAGGCGGGCGTCGAGAAGGCCGGCGACCTGATCGACAAGCAGACCGGCGGGAAGTATGCCGACAAGATCGACTCCCTGCAGGAGAAGGGCGGTCAGTACGTCGATTCGCAGTCCGCCAACGGCTCCGGAGCACCCGGTACCTCCGACAGCACGACCCCGGAACCCACGGACACCAGCACCCCGGAACCGCCCGACAGCACGACCCCGGAACCCGTGGACACCAGCACCCCGGAACCGGCCGACGACACTGCCCCGGAACCGGCTGACACCAGCGCTCCGGAATCGCCGGACTCGGCGACCGCAGACGACGATGCCGCGGCTGAGAGCGGGCCGGATGACGGTGCGCCCGACGCGGAGAGTCAGTCCGAGGAGACCCTGGCGGCCGATGGCGGCGTGGTCGGTGGAGAGGTGCCTGATGTAGCCGAGCAGCCGGACAGTTCGGCGGGTTCGAATGCCGCAGGTGCCGAAACCGGCGCCACCGCCACCGGCGTATCGGGCAACGACACCGACACCTCCGAAGGCGGCCTCCCAGGCCCACGCGACTGA
- the rny gene encoding ribonuclease Y translates to MSLAAMPVAASVGLVLIGLLIVGLLAWIGFTLSRRKEADASAAVNAAEATAKLEAAAVTASAKASAELVRRQAEEEAAVLRVRAESAEQRAEEIRRGAEDRASEVRREAEQRASDVRREAELEAQSIRDDLREQRLEMERREHRLTEREERLDEQHRGIEERQTELTVQLAELDQSKAEIRDLQDERRRILEGVANLTAEQAKTELVAAIETEAKRHAHSIVRDIERQAQDEGEVKARKIITGAVQRLASEQTSESVVSVVHLPSDDMKGRIIGREGRNIRSFEQTTGVNLIIDDTPEAVLLSCFDPVRRETARLTLDSLVLDGRIHPSRIEEIYERSKGEVAELCQRAAEDAMADVGITDLHPELIRTMGLLRYRTSYGQNVLKHLIESAHIAGMMAAELGLDAKRCKRGAFLHDIGKALTHESEGSHAIVGAELARKYGEDDDVVHCIEAHHNEVEVRTVEAVLTQAADAVSGGRPGARRESLEAYVQRLERLEEIAMHHDGVEKVFAMQAGREIRVMVLPDAVDDIAAQVMARDIAKQVEEELTYPGQIRVTVVRESRATEVAK, encoded by the coding sequence ATGTCACTCGCGGCTATGCCGGTGGCGGCATCTGTCGGGCTCGTCCTGATCGGCCTACTGATCGTGGGTCTCCTCGCGTGGATCGGCTTCACGCTGTCGCGCCGCAAGGAGGCCGACGCGTCGGCCGCCGTCAACGCGGCCGAGGCGACGGCGAAGCTGGAGGCCGCCGCCGTCACGGCGAGCGCCAAGGCGTCGGCCGAGCTGGTCCGCAGGCAGGCCGAGGAGGAAGCCGCCGTACTGCGGGTCCGGGCCGAGTCCGCCGAGCAGCGTGCCGAGGAGATCCGCCGTGGCGCGGAGGACCGGGCGTCCGAAGTACGGCGGGAAGCCGAGCAACGAGCCTCCGATGTACGCCGGGAGGCAGAGCTCGAGGCCCAGTCGATCCGGGACGACCTGCGCGAGCAGCGGCTCGAGATGGAGCGGCGCGAGCACCGGTTGACCGAGCGGGAGGAACGTCTCGACGAGCAGCACCGTGGGATCGAGGAGCGGCAGACCGAGCTGACCGTCCAGCTCGCCGAGCTGGATCAGAGCAAGGCCGAGATCCGGGATCTCCAGGACGAACGCCGCCGGATCCTCGAGGGCGTCGCGAACCTGACCGCCGAGCAGGCGAAGACCGAGCTGGTCGCCGCGATCGAGACCGAGGCGAAGCGGCACGCGCACTCGATCGTCCGCGACATCGAACGGCAGGCGCAGGACGAGGGCGAGGTCAAGGCGCGCAAGATCATCACCGGCGCGGTCCAGCGGCTGGCGTCCGAGCAGACGAGCGAGTCCGTCGTCTCGGTGGTGCACCTGCCCAGCGACGACATGAAGGGCCGGATCATCGGCCGCGAGGGCCGCAACATCCGGTCGTTCGAGCAGACCACCGGCGTCAACCTGATCATCGACGACACCCCCGAGGCCGTACTGCTGTCCTGCTTCGACCCGGTACGCCGGGAGACAGCGCGGCTGACCCTGGACTCGCTGGTACTCGACGGCCGGATCCACCCGAGCCGGATCGAGGAGATCTACGAGCGCAGCAAGGGCGAGGTGGCCGAGTTGTGCCAGCGCGCCGCCGAGGACGCGATGGCGGACGTGGGGATCACCGATCTGCACCCGGAGCTGATTCGCACGATGGGGCTGCTGCGCTACCGCACGTCGTACGGGCAGAACGTGCTCAAGCACCTGATCGAGTCGGCGCACATCGCCGGGATGATGGCGGCAGAGCTCGGGCTGGATGCGAAGCGGTGCAAGCGTGGTGCGTTCCTGCACGACATCGGCAAGGCGCTCACGCATGAGTCCGAGGGCAGTCACGCGATCGTCGGTGCGGAGCTGGCTCGCAAGTACGGCGAGGACGATGACGTCGTGCACTGCATCGAGGCGCACCACAACGAGGTCGAGGTACGGACTGTCGAAGCCGTGCTGACCCAGGCCGCCGATGCGGTCAGCGGTGGCAGGCCGGGTGCGCGGCGCGAGTCGCTCGAGGCGTACGTCCAGCGGCTGGAGCGGCTGGAGGAGATCGCGATGCACCACGACGGTGTCGAGAAGGTGTTCGCGATGCAGGCCGGCCGGGAGATCCGGGTGATGGTGCTGCCGGACGCGGTCGACGACATCGCCGCGCAGGTGATGGCGCGCGACATCGCCAAGCAGGTCGAGGAAGAACTCACCTACCCCGGCCAGATCCGCGTCACCGTTGTCCGCGAGTCCCGGGCCACCGAGGTCGCGAAGTAG
- a CDS encoding nuclear transport factor 2 family protein yields MTDHNRELLERLWPADGQLALSAEAEHELRTEDYVMEMPQSGERITGRDKMREMQREYPAPPSIEIQRIAGAGDHFVVLARSDYGGEVFYVANIVEFSDGRVARETRIYGSPFEAPDWRAKYADPS; encoded by the coding sequence ATGACTGATCACAATCGAGAACTGCTGGAGCGGTTGTGGCCGGCGGACGGGCAACTGGCGTTGTCCGCCGAGGCCGAGCACGAACTGCGGACCGAGGACTATGTGATGGAGATGCCGCAGTCCGGCGAGCGCATCACAGGGCGGGACAAGATGCGGGAGATGCAACGGGAGTACCCGGCCCCACCGTCGATCGAGATCCAGCGAATCGCCGGCGCGGGCGACCACTTCGTCGTACTGGCTCGGTCGGACTACGGCGGCGAGGTGTTCTACGTCGCGAACATCGTCGAGTTCTCCGACGGCCGGGTGGCGCGCGAGACGCGCATCTACGGCTCGCCGTTCGAGGCGCCCGACTGGCGAGCCAAGTACGCCGACCCGAGCTGA